A single region of the Brassica rapa cultivar Chiifu-401-42 chromosome A03, CAAS_Brap_v3.01, whole genome shotgun sequence genome encodes:
- the LOC103859304 gene encoding transcriptional regulator TAC1, translating into MENIRNPKNSDDHSEHISRNTRQSVDNSLSRSYTCSFCVRGFSNAQALGGHMNIHRRDRANLRHKLMEDNKDDVVAESDSSGVVSLDLNEKQQEDDLACDDDDQDQGVEKDIIPGQKLGFWVQENKLDINDDGKVTEVCSIDGSSSSHHLENENLDLELRLGQSAVEKKTT; encoded by the coding sequence aTGGAAAACATCAGAAACCCTAAAAACTCGGATGATCATTCCGAACACATATCGAGAAACACTCGTCAAAGCGTCGATAACTCTCTGTCAAGATCTTACACATGCAGTTTCTGCGTAAGGGGCTTCTCGAATGCTCAAGCACTAGGAGGGCATATGAACATCCACAGAAGAGACAGAGCTAACCTCAGACATAAGCTAATGGAAGATAATAAGGACGATGTTGTCGCCGAGAGTGATTCATCAGGAGTTGTCTCTCTAGACCTTAATGAAAAACAACAAGAAGACGATTTGGcatgtgatgatgatgatcaagaTCAAGGTGTGGAGAAAGATATAATCCCTGGTCAGAAACTAGGGTTTTGGGTTCAAGAAAACAAGCTTGATATTAATGATGATGGAAAAGTCACGGAGGTTTGCAGCATAGATGGTTCGAGTTCGAGTCATCATCTTGAGAATGAAAATTTGGATCTTGAACTCCGGTTAGGGCAAAGCGCCGTGGAGAAGAAGACAACATAA